One window of Rosa chinensis cultivar Old Blush unplaced genomic scaffold, RchiOBHm-V2 RchiOBHmChr0c31, whole genome shotgun sequence genomic DNA carries:
- the LOC112181361 gene encoding uncharacterized protein LOC112181361 translates to MGISGGMRPGRRSRAGRNHSPASEGDDEQVPRGLLRTVERLFERFAAALPNPRTDYTVERARRHGAYTFSSAPTESVAGDWITRMERVFESLGCPAARRVPLAIDLLDGDAWLWWQGIRNMGYDPTTMTWEEFKTEFSNRYYNQASQHRLRFEFMQLKQTEEMTVLQYEERFIALSRFAPELVATEKLKVDQFINGLLPVYRDWLAPHDYSTFKLAVEAAMRCEARYLDGSRPLEIGGPCQGPSKRIASSSGSASSSGSRPSSSDSSSRQRFRGRFRRPGQTGRRQFRGGTASSSGGFGRQAIPRDYPQCATCGRHHVGPCQAGVGTCYQCGQWGHYRRECPQLTQGVFTTTSQSMGQTSVGATSSGSHGSLSGRSSTQPGRGQRGRPVT, encoded by the coding sequence ATGGGAATTTCAGGTGGAATGAGACCCGGACGCAGATCTCGTGCTGGCAGGAACCATTCACCcgctagtgagggtgatgatgagCAGGTTCCTCGCGGGTTGTTACGGACCGTTGAGCGGTTGTTTGAGCGTTTTGCAGCGGCACTCCCCAATCCTAGGactgactatactgtggagcgtgccaGACGCCATGGGGCGTATACTTTCTCTAGTGCTCCTACGGAGTCCGTAGCAGGAGACTGGATTACCCGCATGGAGAGAGTATTTGAGTCCTTGGGTTGTCCAGCTGCTAGGAGGGTTCCTTTGGCTATTGACCTCCTAGACGGGGatgcatggctttggtggcaAGGTATCAGGAATATGGGTTATGACCCAACTACTATGACTTGGGAAGAGTTCAAAACGGAGTTCTCAAATCGGTACTATAATCAGGCATCCCAGCACCGTCTCCGATTTGAGTTCATGCAGTTGAAGCAGACTGAAGAGATGACTGTGTTACAGTATGAGGAGCGTTTCATTGCTTTGTCTCGGTTTGCCCCTGAGTTGGTGGCGACAGAAAAGTTGAAGGTTGATCAGTTTATCAATGGCCTTCTACCTGTATATCGGGATTGGTTGGCGCCTCATGATTATTCGACTTTTAAGTTAGCTGTGGAGGCTGCTATGAGGTGTGAGGCTAGATATCTGGACGGTTCCCGACCTTTGGAGATTGGCGGTCCTTGTCAGGGGCCATCTAAGAGAATTGCCTCTAGTTCGGGTTCTGCATCGTCATCAGGCAGTAGGCCGAGCAGTTCAGATTCTAGCTCTCGTCAGCGTTTCAGGGGACGCTTCAGGAGGCCTGGACAGACAGGTAGGAGACAGTTCAGGGGTGGCACTGCTAGTTCCAGTGGAGGCTTTGGTAGACAGGCGATTCCGAGAGACTATCCCCAGTGTGCTACTTGTGGTAGGCACCATGTGGGCCCGTGTCAGGCAGGTGTGGGGACTTGTTACCAGTGTGGCCAGTGGGGTCACTACAGGAGAGAATGCCCTCAGTTGACCCAGGGAGTCTTCACTACTACTAGTCAGAGTATGGGTCAGACCTCTGTGGGTGCTACTAGTTCGGGTTCTCATGGTAGTTTGTCAGGCAGGAGCAGCACACAGCCTGGTCGTGGACAGAGAGGGCGTCCAGTGACCTAG
- the LOC121050900 gene encoding uncharacterized protein LOC121050900 — protein sequence MSGSSEPPKNTKTPLQVLKDRLEELKKNPDIFDVEVTTPLQFRELQVDSEGNRIEGGSEASDTSVNPSPHQTPPPSPRALLVVPPPPPPMALTIRQLSTSVIPPGGVPTCITYPAAAEGLTADFELKSGLLHRLPTFHGLPMEDPNNHLMEFQFICTSMKPQGADEHILKLKAFPFSLADKAKQWLYELPSGRITSWGDMMKAFLEKYFPTSRIIMLRKKISGIQQGQDESYAEYYERFKSLITQCPQHGMKEETLLTCFYDGLTPLERDMLDAASGGSFVDKEPAAGMILIENRALNQQQFGSSRPKSTTTRERVHEVSTLAQLEDKINRLTSIVSQGSHGQVMVCGVCSMQGHVSDQCPQLMESGGQEGVNAIGFQQGFQRPRNDPYSNTYNPGWRDHPNFRWKDNENVQSAPQGFQPRPQGFYQKPQPPNPTPFNSNFNSNASSSSSNDELIKALTKSTQALIAGQTNHGNQINAISTDVAEMKKQMSQVVEFMGKFHEQGKLPSGTIPNPHFEQAKAVTTRSGKTLVDLPKPPKKSLTSTLEEEEDPATSKAHVTPPTAEPKPKGQVSNSFNSVITNPSSSPLPFPSRYAKSKKDEAERAILETFKKVQINIPLLEAIKQIPKYAKFLKELCTTRRQNREKEVVKVSENVSAVLQRRMPEKCKDPGSFSIPCVIGTSRFENAMLDLGASINVMPYSVYETLGLGELKHDNVIIQLADRSNAYPKGLVEDVLVQVGELIFPADFYVLEMEEPSPKSTPLLLGRPFMRTARTKIDVYSGALTMEFDGEIVGFNIFEAMRYPLSDFSSCFSIDILDELAQKFMEMMNEDTLVSTIANGVGIMKDDTTIPKEELTANHSDAIMEHVAFLEEQRI from the exons ATGTCTGGATCATCTGAACCACCTAAGAACACTAAAACGCCTCTTCAAGTCCTCAAAGATAGACTTGAGGAATTGAAGAAGAACCCGGACATCTTTGACGTTGAAGTGACCACACCTCTTCAATTTCGTGAACTTCAAGTGGATAGTGAAGGGAATAGAATAGAAGGAGGATCAGAAGCTTCGGACACTTCAGTTAATCCATCACCACACCAAACGCCACCTCCATCACCTCGTGCACTTTTAGTtgttccaccaccaccaccaccaatggctctcaccatAAGGCAACTCTCTACATCCGTCATCCCACCTGGGGGAGTGCCAACCTGCATAACCTACCCTGCTGCAGCTGAGGGATTAACAgctgattttgagttgaagtctgggttgcttcatcgtcttcctacatTTCATGGACTACCTATGGAAGATCCCAACAACCACTTGATGGAATTTCAGTTCATCTGCACTAGCATGAAGCCTCAAGGAGCTGATGAGCATATTTTGAAGTTGAaggccttcccattttcgttggctgacaaggcaaagCAGTGGCTCTATGAGTTGCCTAGTGGACGCATTACCTCTTGGGGAGACATGATGAAGGCGTttcttgagaagtattttcctacatctcgcatcatcatgttaaggaagaagataagtggcatccaacaagggcaagatgagtcctacgcagaatactatgaaaggttcaagtctctcatcactcaatgccctcaacatggcatgaaggaGGAGACCTTGCTCACTTGCTTTTATGATGGTCTCACACCATTGGAAAGAGATATGCTAgatgcagcttctggtggatcTTTTGTTGACAAGGAGCCTGCGGCTGGAATGATCCttattgagaatagggccttgaatcaacaacaatttggaagctctaggcccaaatccaccaccacACGTGAAAGGGTCCATGAGGTAAGTACTTTAGCTCAATTGGAAGATAAAATTAACAGACTTACTTCTATAGTGTCTCAGGGATCACATGGACAAGTCATGGTGTGTGGAGTGTGTTCAATGCAAGGGCATGTGTCTGAccaatgccctcaactcatggaaaGTGGAGGACAAGAAGGTGTCAACGCCATAGGCTTCCAACAAGGTTTCCAACGTCCTAGGAATGATCCTTACTCAaacacttacaatcctggatggagggatcaccctaattttcgttggaaggacaatgagaacgttcaaagtgcacctcaaggcttccaaccacgtcctcaaggcttttatcaaaagcctcaacctcctaaccctactcctttcaattcgaattttaattcaaatgcttcttcttcttcttctaatgacGAGTTGATCAAAGCACTAACCAAgtctactcaagctttaattGCAGGTCAAACTAATCATGGGAACCAAATCAACGCCATATCCACAGATGTAGctgagatgaagaagcaaatgagtcaAGTGGTGGAGTTTATGGGTAAGTTTCATGAGCAAGGTAAGTTACCAAGTGGCACCATCCCAAATCCTCACTTTGAGCAAGCCAAAGCcgtgactacaaggagtggtaagACCCTTGTAGACCTTCCTAAGCCTCCCAAAAAGAGCTTAACGTCAACtttagaggaggaagaggaccctgcaacgtctaaggctcatgtgacacctcctactgcagaaccgaaacctaaaggacaagtttctaactctttcaattcggttattactaatccatcttcatctcctttgcctttcccaagcagatatGCTAAGTCCAAGAAAGATGAAGCCGAAAgggctatcttggaaacttttaagaaagtgcaaatcaacatccctctccttgaggccattaagcaaattcctaagtatgccaaatttttgaaggaactttgcaccacaaggagacaaaaccgtgagaaggaagtggtgaaggtaagtgagaatgtctcagctGTGCTTCAACGCAGAATGCCtgaaaagtgtaaggatccagggagtttttctatcCCTTGTGTCATTGGAACCAGTAGATTcgaaaatgccatgctagacttagGTGCTTCTATAAATGTCATGccttattctgtttatgaaactctaggtctaggtgagcttaaacatgataatgttattattcagttggcagatcgatctaatgcataccctaagggGTTAGTTGAGGATGTACTTGTGCAGGTTGGTGAGctaatcttcccagctgatttttacgtCCTAGAGATGGAGGAGCCCTCTCCCAAGTCAACGCCACTCTTGCTAGGTCGTCCCTTCATGAGGACGGCTAGAACtaaaattgatgtttattcTGGCGCTTTGacaatggaatttgatggtgaaattgttggcttcaacatctttgaagcaATGAGGTATCccttgtctgatttttcatcatgtttttctattgatatacttgatgaacttgcgcagaaattcatggagatgatgaatgaggatactttggttTCAACCATTGCTAATGGTGTTGGAATAATGAAGGATGACACTACCATCCCTAAGGAGGAGCTCACGGCTAATCACAGTGATGCAATCATGGAACATGTTGCTTTTCTTGAG gagcaacgcatttaa